The DNA window GAACGGAACCGTCGGGTGCGGTCCCCCAGACCGGTTTCGAACCGCGGTCGTCCCTGTACGACTGGAAGGCTCCGTTCCCTTCCTCGTCGTAGCGGTCCGCGAAGTCGTCGGTTGCAACCATCTTGAATCCGTTCCGCGAGTTCGCCACGAGGATGTCCGCGTCCACACCCTTGTCGGTCAGGACCATCGCGGGCGTGATGCCGAAGAGACCGACGTCGATGTCGCCAGCGGCGAACGCCTTGACGGCGGCGGGGCCGGACGAAAACTTCGTCGTCGAGAGCTTCACGTCGAGTTCGTCGTAATACCCGCGTTCGCTCATCACGAAGTGTTGGATGTTCGAATAAATCGGAACCCACCCGACGTGGAGGGATTCCGTCTTACCGCTCCCTCCGAGGGTACAACCCGCGAGCCCCGCCATTCCCGCTCCCGTCGCTGCCAACAGTCCGCGTCGTGATATCGTGTCCATGCCGGTTTAACAATCTAGAACAACTAGTTAATAGGAGTTGTTATTCTATACTCTGCATTTATTAACCCGTTCGCGCTACCGGTACTCCGTGCTGTTGATGCGAGCAGACGAATATCGGAGATGTCGCTCCGGAGTTCGGAAAATGCAAAAACGAGGAGAGTTCAGAAGTCGAAATTCAAGCGTTCTCGACTTGCTTGAGCACGTCGGGCGCGCTCTCCAACGCCTCGTCCAGTTTGTCGGCGTCGGGACCGCCGCCCTGGGCGAAGTCGGCGGGGCCGCCGCCGCCACCGCCGACGAAGGAGGCGAGTTCGCCGACGACCGACCCGGCGTTCACCGACGAGCCGTCCGGGATGGCGACGACGAACTGCGCGCCGTCGGCACCGCTGCCGATGACGGCGATTTTACCGTCCTCGGCCATGGCGTTGGCCGTGGCGCGGAGTTCCTCCATGTCGGTGTCGATGCGCTGGATGACGGCGGTCGTGTCGCCGACTTCGATTTCCTCGCCGCCGCCCGCACCGCTGGCGCGGGCCTCGGCGAGTTGCTCTTTGAGGTCCTCTATCTGCTTGCCGCGGGCCTTCCACTCTTCGAAGAAGCGGTCGGCCGTTTCCGGAACCTCCGACGGCGAAACGTCGAGGGTGTCGGCGGCGGCACCGAGATAGTCCTCGGTCTCCTGTGTCGCCTCGATGGCGGCGTCACCGGCGGCGAAGGTGAGACGTTCCACGCCGTCCTGCACGCGCTCGGTGTTGAGGAGTTTGATACAGCCGACGTCACCGGTTCGGCGGACGTGAGTGCCACCGCAGGCCTGCACGTCCTCGGCGACGTGGATGAGTCGGATGTTCGTCCCGGCGGGAATCCCACCCTGATAGAGGTCGAAGCCGAACTCCTCCTCGGCCTCGTGGCGGTTGGGCCACTCCTGCTGGACCGTCGTGTTCTCCATGACGATTTCGTTGGCCAGCAGTTCGATTTGCTTCGCCGTCTCGCGGTCGATGCGCTCGTAGTGGCGCACGTCGATGCGCGAACTGTCGGTTCCCTTCTGGGCACCTGCCTGCCGAATGTGGTCGCCGAGAATCTGGCGCGCCGCGTGGACGACGATGTGGGTCGCCGTGTGGTGGCGCATCAGGCGACGGCGACGCTGAGCGTCTATCTGTCCGCGGACGATGGAGCCCTTATCGACGGGGTCGTCGGTGTGGTGGAGCACCACGCCGTCGTCGATTTGGGTGTCCGTGACCTTCACCGTCTTCTCGTCGGTCGAGAGCGTTCCGTGGTCGCCGGGTTGGCCACCGCCCTCCGGGTAGAACATCGTCTGGTCGAGCACGACGTCGTAGCCCTCCTCGCGGTCGAACACGTCGAGGACGACGGCTTCGAAATCGGTCCGGTACTGGTCCTCGTAGTAGAGGCGTTCGGTCTTGGGGAGGTCGGTGAAACGGTCGTCCTCGGATTCCTCCTCCTCGAACGCCTGTCCGCCGTCGTGGCGCTCGGCGACGAGGCTGTAGAAGTCGTCCGGGACCGACACCGAGGCACCGAACTCGTCGGCGATTTCCTCGACCATATCGGGCTGTAGGCCGTGCGAGTCGTACAACTCGACGAGCGTCTCGGTCGGGATGGGTTTGCCTTCCTCGGCGTGTCGCTTGGCGAGGCGACGAACCCGGCGGCCGCCCTGTTCGAGCGTCTCGCGGTACTTTTCGACCTCCGTCCGAACGATGTCGCGGATGGTGTCGCGGTTCTCGTAGCCGAGGCGTTCGGCCTGCATGTCCACGAGTTCGTCCAGCGGCGCATCGACGCCGACGGTATCACAGAGGCGCTTCGTCCGGCGGAGCACCATGCGGGCGAGATAGCCGGTGGCGACGTTGCTCGGGACGATGCCGTCGCCGAACATGTAGGCGAGGGCCCTGCTGTGGTCGGCGATGGCGTAGATGGTTTCGAGCGGCTCCATCAGTTCGACGAGTTCCGTCGTCGAGACGCCGACCTTCTCCGCGATGTTGTCGCGGGCGGCGTCCATGTCCTCGGCCTCGTCGATGTCCATGTGACCCGCGAGCTTCGCGGCGCGGTGGACGAGTTCCTCTTCCTCCTCGGAGAGATTTATGTCGGCGTTCTCCTTGAGGAAGGCGATCATGTCGGGATAGACGGCCTCGTAGACGGTCGGGGTTCCCTGACTCATCCACGTCCAGCGTTCCAGGCCGTACCCGGTGTCCACGATGTACGTGTCCATCGGGCTGTACCGGTTGCCGTCCTTCATCTCGTACTCGCCGTCGGGGTCCTGCTCCATCGACATGAAGACGAGGGTGGCGAGTTCCGCACCCTTGTAGATGACTTCGATAGCGGGGCCGGCGTTGCCGCCGCCGACCCACGGGTCCTCGATGTAGGTGATTTCGTCCAAGTCCGCGCCGACGGACTCGAACAGTTGGTCGCAGTAAGCCACGGTTTCGTCCTTCCAGTAGACTTCGCCGTCGTAGGCGTACTCCTCCTCGGCGTCCTCGCGGACGTTGAAGGCGTGATGGGCCATCATCTCGAAGGCCATCGTGTGCCGTCCCGTCTTGCCAACGTTGTCGATGTCCTGCATGCGGATGCAGGGTTGGCTGATGGTCAGCGGGTTGGCCGGTGGCGGCGTCTTCCCGCTGGTGACGAGGGGCTGGAAGTCGTAGATGGATGCCTGTGTCAGTAGCACGTCGTCACGCCAGCGATTCGCCGCGACCGGGTAGGGGTCGATTCGTTCGTGGTCGTGTTCCTCGAAGAACGAGAGGAACACCTCCCGCATCTCCGATAGGGAATACTCCTCCTCGAAGCCGGGGTCGTCGATGAACCCGTACTCCGCACACGGCGGTTCCCCGCACGTCTGTCGGTCGTGGTCGCGCGTCCAGAAGTGCGCTCCACACTCGGAGCACTCTTTTCGCACGAAGTCGTTTTCCTCGAAATAATCGAGGCGATACTCCTCCTCGAGTTCGCTCATTCTTGGTAGTTTGTCACCCATCGGTGCGTAAAACAGTTCCGCAAGCACGTTCAGGCCGGGCGAGACATCCGTCAGAAGCGGGGAACGCGTCCGTCGTCGCTCCGAACCCGCGAGGGAAGCGATGCCGGGGAACGGGCGAAAGAGTCGAACGGGTCAGAACAGTTCGCCGACGGACTCGAAGACGGCGAAGCCCGAATCGTCGGCGTCGAGCGCGTACGATTCGAACCGTCGAACCGAGTAGCGGTAGGCGGCCGGAGGCGCGACGACGCCGAGGAGCACCGCGATGAGGCCGCCGATGAGGCGGACCGTGGGCGGCGAAATCGCCACGGCGTACCCGAGGAATCCCGTGATGAACTCGAACATGCTCGAAACGCCCGCCGCCGTGCCGGGCGTGATGGCGGTGACGGCACCGCCGTAGCCGAGGAGCACCACGAGCGAGTACGTCGCGAACGCCGTCTTGCTCGGGACGACGGCCGTCCGACTCTTGGTGACGTTGACTTCGCCGAACCGCGGGAACATGGTCCCGATTCCGATGGCGACGACCGCCCCCGCGAGTCCGAGGAGGGCGCTCAGACCGGTCAAGGAAAGCCACCTCGTCAGTTCGAGGGGGCTCAAAAATCCGGTAATCGCGGTGGCGAGGACGACGATGGGAAGACCGACGACGGTCACGGCGAGAACGTGTCCCTTGACGAACTCCCTGCCGCGGATGGACGAGATGAGCGTTACCGGCAGCATCGAACCTTCGTCGCCGAGGGGGTTCAGCGTCGCGCCGCCCATGGCCCACGCGCCGTACAGCGAGACGACGACCGGTAACGATTCGGTGACGTGACCCGCCTGGACCGCCTCCTGAATCGGACCGGAGACGAGAAACACCGGGTACACGACGTAGAGGAGTCGAATCGGCGAGCGTTTCGTTCGCCGCCAGACGTTGGCGACCACGGAGCGCGTCGGTTTGGACGCGATGGCCGCGAGGAAGTCGGCGTTCGACTCGCTGGAGTCGTACTGTTTGTTTTCGGGTTGCACCCGGTCGCCGTACCAGAGTCGCGTCGCCAACCGAACGTCGAGCGCGAACAGGACCGGCAGGCCGACGACGACGAGGGCGACCGCGCCGCCGAGCCGCGCGAGCGACGGCGACGTGCCGGGTATTCCGAGAACGAGCACGTCGCCGAGCCACGCGGTCGGGGCGTTCTGCAACACCTCGGCGAGCGAGGCCATGACCGTCCCGAGCGCGTTGCTCATGACCGCGGCCATGTAGATGCCGAACGCGAGCACCGCGAGGACGGATTTGTACTGGGCGAGGAGTTCCGACCGTTCGAGCGCGATTTTGATGAGCAGGCCGAGAATGTGACCAGCGAGAAGGGCCGTCGTGACGAGTCCGAGCAGGGCGAGGACGACGGTAACGAGCGGGAGCGGCGTGCCGAGGGAGAGACTCAACGCCGCGGTTATCGACAGCAGCGGTATCGCCGCGATGGAGACCACGCGGGCGAGTTCCGCGCCGAGCAGTCCGCCAACCACGTCGCGGGCGGGAACGGTCGTCAACATGCCCGCTTCCTGGTCGATACGGCCTGTTTTGCCGATGACGCGCGAGGCTATCATCACGGTGACCATGAGCCACGAGACGGCGATACCGCCGCGCGCACCCACCAACAGCGGGAGGTCCGTCGTGGCGAGTTCGCCGCCGAATTTGTACGCGAGGTACGAACCGGCGACGGTCGGAACGCCGATGAAGATGAGGGAGAACAGCCCGAAGGCGAGCATCTGAATCGGCTTCTTTCCGATGGCACGGACGCTCCGGCGGTACTCCATGCGGGCGATTCGAACGCTCCGCCCGGGGCTCCAGTTCATCGTTCCACCGGTGCCGGAGCGGGTTCCTCGCTCGTCACGTCGAGGAACACGTCTTCGAGCGTCTGTTCTTTCTCGGCGCGGTGGGTGAGTCGCTCCGGCGAGTCCTCGGCGACGAGCGACCCGTCGTACAGCACGCCGACGGTATCGGCGAGCTCTTCGACCACGGGGAGGATGTGCGTCGAGAGGAAGACGGTCATGCCGTCGGCGGTGAGTTCGGAGATGAGTTCGCGCACGGTGCGGGCGGCACGCGGGTCGAGACCCGACGTTGGCTCGTCGAGGAAGACGACGTCGGGTTCGTGAAGGACGGTCTGAATCAGCGCCGTCTTCTGTTTCATCCCCTTCGAGTAGGTGCCGACGCGCTCGTCCGCGTCGTCGAGGAGGTCGAAGCGACGGAGGAGTGTCTCGATTCGGTCGTCGGCCTCAACGTTACGAAGCCCGGCGATGTACTGCAACTGCTCGCGGGCCGTGAGTTCGTCGTACAGCGGCGGTTCCTCGGGCATGTAGCCGATGTGCGGAACGACGGCGTCCCGGTCGGCGATGGAGTGGCCCGCGACGCGTGCGGTGCCGCTCGTCGGCGGCGTCAGCGTCGTCAGCATCCGCATCGTCGTCGTCTTCCCCGCACCGTTCGGGCCGAGGAAGCCGTAGACGGATTCGGACGGAACGGTCAGTTCGAGGTTCGAAACGACCGTCGTGTCGTCGAATCGCTTCGTCAGTCCGTCCGTCTCGATGGCGGGCCTCATCGACTGCCCTCCGGCCGTTCGAGTTCGAATTGGAGAGCAACGCTCGTGGGGACTGTGCGAACCATACTCCGTGGAGTGTACCGAGACGTAAAAAATCCGACTGAAAGGGTCAGCTAGTTTTGTAATAGAAAGGTGACAAGATGGCGACGAGGAATCAGTTATCGAGCGCCAGCGACGCCAGCATCGCTTCGAGTTGCACGCGCTCGTTCGCACCTTCCGTGATGCGGAAGTCGGCTTCGCCGACGCGTTCGAGGACGCGCACCGCGTCGTCGTCGTCCAAGTCGAACTCCCAAATCGAGCGGTGGAGTTGGTCGATGATGTCGCCACCGGCCATGCCGCGCTCGGTGAGCAGTTCGTCGAGGATGGAACGGGAACGGGTGAAATCGCCGTCGATGGCGTGTCGAACCATCTCCTTGATGTCCTCGGGTCGGGCGGTGCTGGTGATGACGAAGACGCTCTCCTCGTCCACCTGCTCGCCCATGACGGCGGCGGCTTGCAGGGCGTTGATGGCTTTGCGCATGTCGCCGTCGGCGGCGTAGACGAGCGCCTCGATACCGTCGTCGGTGGTTTCGATACCCTCCTCGTCGGCGACGTACTGGACGTACCCGGCGACCGCATCGTCGGGAATCGGGCCGAAGCGGAACACCGCACACCGGGACTGGATGGGGTCGATGATTTTCGAGGAGTAGTTGCACGACATGATAAAGCGCGTCTTGTCCGAGAACTGCTCCATCGTGCGGCGGAGGGCGGCCTGCGCGTCGCTCGTCAGGGAGTCCGCCTCGTCCAGGAAGATGATCTGGAAATCGACCGCTCCGGGGTCGTGGCGGGCGAAGTTCTTGATCTGGTCGCGCACCACGTCGATACCGCGCTCGTCGGAGGCGTTCAGTTCGAGGAAGTGGCTCTGCCAGCTATCGCCGTACAGTTCCTTGGCGATGGCGACCGCACAGGTCGTCTTCCCGATGCCCGCCTGCCCGGAGAACAGCAGGTTAGGCAGGTCGTTCCGCTCGATATAGCTTTTCAGTCGAGCCGTGATGTCGTCGTGGCCCGCCACGTCGTCGAGGGTTTGGGGCCGGTACTTCTCGACCCAGATAGTTCCACGTCCGGGGACGGTTTCCGCGTCGGCCTCGCTCATGGTCCAGCAGAGGCACCTATCGTTCTTAAAGTCCCCGAGACTCCGCGCCCGCGCTTCACGATTTCCCGTCGGGAGAACGGCCGGTTAGGCCAGCGATTCCGGCGAACAACGCACGATTCTCCGCGACAACGACTCAATTACTATCCTGTCGGACGCCGACAACCGGCCCATGCGTGCACACGTGAGTATCCTCGTCGTGGTGCTACTGCTCGCCATCATGCCCGCGACGGCGGCGGCAGAACAGACACGAACCGGCGGAACGGTCGTCGTCGAACAGGGCGAAACCGTCCGCGACGGTCTCACCGCCACCGGCGGAACCGTCGTGATTCGCGGGACGGTCGATGGCGACCTGAGCGCCTTCTCCGGAAACGTCCTCGTCGCCCAAAGCGGCCGGGTCAACGGCGACGTGTCGGCGGTCGCCGGGAACGTCCGAATCGAGGGGACGGTCACCGGAACCGTCGACGCACAGACCGGCAACCTCGCCATCGCCCAGTCGGCCACCGTCGGGTCCCTCGAAGGCGCGGCGGGCTACACCCTGATCGCGGGCACCGTCGAAGGGAACGCGCGGGTTGCGAGCGAGACGCTCACGCTCGCCAACACGGCGAACGTCGGCGGCAACCTCGTCTACGACACGGAAACGTTCAACCGCCAACAGGGGGCGACCGTCAGCGGGACGGTCCGACAGGACGAATCGCTGGGTGACGCGGGTCCCGCACCCGTGCCGCAAGTGCCCAACTGGGTCGGCGCAGTGTACGGCTTCTTCGTCAATCTCCTCTTGGGTATCGTGCTGTTGGCGGCGTTCCCCGGCTTCTCCGAGGGCGTCGCCGACCGGGGGCGAGCCGACCCGGTGCTTTCGGTCGGAGTCGGCCTCCTCCTGCTCGTCCTCATCCCCATCGTGCTCCTCGTCTTCGCCGTGACCCTCATCGGCATCCCCATCTCGATTCTCGGCGCAATCATCTTCGCCATCTTCCTCTGGATCGCCACGGTGTACGGGTCGTTCACCGTCGGCGTCTGGCTGCTCTCGCTGGCGGACGAGGGAAGTCGGTGGATCGGCTTGGTGCTCGGCCTGTTCGTCATCGCCGTCCTCGACCGGATACCCATCGTCGGCGGCATCGTCCAGTTCGTCGTCCTCCTGCTGGGACTCGGCGCGCTGGCGATGGCGCTCCGGGCGCACTACCGCGGACGGCGGAGCACGCCGGAGTACGTCGAAACGACGCGCAGGGGAACCGACGAGGAGACGCCAGCCGACTGACCAATCTATTGTTCGAGAGCCGACGCGGTGCTACTCATCGAAATCGAAACGAACGACACCGGCGCACGCTGGCAGGACGACGGCAACGCCGTGAGCACGCGGTGCGGTGCGGTGCGGTGCTGTGCGGTGGCGGTTTCAGTGACGTCTGTCGTTGCAGTCATAGAAAAACTAACGACACCCCACCGCGAGCGGGCGGGGGCTTTCGAAGTCCTCATCGAGGTCGTCACGGTTTCGGCGAAACCAACTCGAAGTCGTCGTCTTCGACACGCTCAAGGGCCGAGAACGGTAAGACACGGCAATGAACGTGACCGTCGAGGTGGTCGGCGAGGGGAGCCACGAGTTCGACGTGGACGACGAAACCTACGCCGACTTGGTGTCGAAAGTGGACCTGAGCCCACACGAGGTGTCCGTGATGGTGGACGGGCGGCCGGTTCCGGAGGACCAACCGGTCGAAGCGGAACACGTGAAAATCCTCCGGCTCATCAAGGGCGGATGACCGTCCGGGCCGCGACCGGGGACGACCACCTCGACGTGTTGCGAATCGTGAACGGCGCGATGCTCGAAATCGACGCCGCGGCAGTCGAGCAGAAAATCGAGTCCGGGGACGTGCTGGTAGCGGAAGACGAAGGGCGACTCCTCGGCGCGGCGGTGCTCGACGCCGCGGCGGACCGACCGACCCACATCGGGGCAATCGCGGTGCGACGAGCGCGTCGGGGGCAGGGAATCGGCGGCGAACTGATAGCGGCCGCCGTCGAACGCGAGGGAGCGCTGACGGCCGATTTCGCGCCGAAGGTGCGGCCGTTCTACGAGTCGTTGGGGTTCGAAATCGAGGAGATGGCGGAGCGAAACGAGGACAAGCCAGACGGGGGACCCGAAGGGGACGGACGGTTGTGGGGACGGTTCGAAAGCGAAGACTGATACCGCGAGTTCGCCAACGACGACCATGGACGAGACGAAACGCCGCCGTCTCTCGCTCATCTGGATGGCGTTCGCGCTGGCGATGGGGTACTATGCGCTCGCTGACGGGTTCGACGCCGCGACCGGCGAGTTATTGAGCCTTCTTGTCGCCCTGTTCGGCGTCGGACTGGCCGCGCTCTACTACTTCAATCCCGGCGACGTGCTGTCGTTCAACTGAACGGGAGCGGCGGAGGTCGGTGGGAGGTTGCGATGTCGGCGTCCTCCCGAATCCCAAGTGAGACAATTGTTACAAAAATGTAGTTTCGGGAGCGCTTTACTGTGTTCGTTCGGTAGTTCGACGTAATGGTCAGACAGGAGTCACGCTCCCTCGGCATCGTCACGGGAGAGCGGGCACCGGAACTGTCGGAAAACGGACGTTCCGTGCAGGCCGAGTTACGCGACCGTGGCTGGGCGGCGGAACCCGTCATCTGGATGGACGAGGATATCGATTGGTCGCGCTTCGACGTCGCGCTCGTCCGCTCGTGCTGGAACTATCACATCCGACCGGACGCCTTCCGCGAGTGGACGGAAATAGTCGAGGAGGCGGGGGTGACGCTACTCAATCCGGGGGAGGTCGTTCGCTGGAACATGCACAAGTTCTACCTCCGCGAACTCGCCGCGGAGGGCGTCGATATCCTTCCGACGGCGTGGGTGGAGCGGGGGAGCGACGGAAACCTTCGGACGGTGCTTCGGGAAAACGGCTGGCAGGAAGCCGTGGTGAAACCGGCCATCGGGACGAGTTCGGCGAACGCGTGGCGCACGTCGGTTGACGAGGCGGCAGACCGGCAAGAGGAGTTCGAGACGCTCGTGGCCGACCGAGGCGTGCTCGTCCAGCAGTTCGCGCCGGAAATCGCTGACGGGGAGCGGTCGCTCGTCTTCTTCGGCGGCGAGTTCAGCCACGCGCGGCGGCGCTATCCCGCCGACGGGGACTTCCGCGCCCACAACAGGTACGGCGGGACGGGAGAGGCCTACGACCCGCCGCGAAAACCCGTCGAGCAGGCGCGAGACGTGCTCGAAACTGCGTGCGAAATTCTGGACATCGACCCCGTTTCCCTCCCGTACGCTCGCGTGGACGGTCTCGAACGGGGCGGTGACGACGGGGAGGGCGGTGACAACAGGGTCGGAGGTGACAACAGGGACGGCGGTGACGACGAGCAGACCGGCGAGTTCCACCTGATGGAACTCGAACTCATCGAGCCGTATCTGAGCCTCGATACGCGCGAGGGGGCGGTGACGACGTTCGCCGACGCCATCGAGTCGGCGCTTCGCGTCGTCCGAAAGTAAGTCGATGAAGGCCTAAATCAGCGGTTCGACCAGTTCCGTCCCGGCGTCGAGGAGGTCACGAACGCGGTCGTCGCTCTCTCCCTCGGCGTAAATTCGCATCGCAGGTTCCGTTCCACTCGGGCGGACGAGGAGCCACGACCCGTCGTCGAGGAGGATTTTGAAGCCGTCCTTCGTCACCACGTCGGCCACGTCGTGACCCGCAACCTCGTCGGGGAGTTCGGCTTCGAGGTCGGCGAGGACGCGCTCCTTTTCGTCGTCCGGACAGTCGAGGCTGATTTTGTTCTGGTGTATCTCGCCGAACTCGGCGAGCAGGTCGTCCACGCGGTCGTCGAAGGGGCGTTCGGCCGCGATTGCCGCGGCGAGGAGCGCCATGAGCACGCCGTCCTTCTCGCGGATGTGGCCGCGAATCGTGAACCCGCCGCTCTCCTCGCCGCCGACGAGCGCGTCGTGGTCCGCGATGGCCTGTGCGACCCACTTGAACCCGACCGGCGTCTCGTGGACCTCCTCGCCGTGTTTCTCGGCGATGCGGTCGATGAGGAACGTGGTCGAGACTGTGCGAATCGCCGACCCCGAGTCGGCTTCGAGGAGGTACTCGTACAGCGCGGCGAAAAAGAGGTTCTCGTCCAAGAAGCCGCGTTCGGGCGTGACGACGGCGATGCGGTCGGCGTCGCCGTCGTTCGCTATTCCGAGGTCGGCGTCGCCGTCCTCGACCGCTGCGACGAGTTCTTGAAGATTCTCCTCGCTCGGTTCCGGCGACGACCCGCCGAATTCCGGGTCCCGTTCACAGCGGAGGCATTCGACGCTCGCACCCGCTTCTTCGAGGAGTTCGTCGGTGACGCCGCGGCCGCTCCCGTGCATGGCGTCGTAGACGACCGAGAGATCCTCGAAGTCGGCGTCCACGAGGTCGAAGGCGTGGTCGGCGTACGGGGCAACCAAGTCCTCCTCGCTGACCCGGCCGTGTTCGGACTCCGGCAACGGGTCGGGTTCGGCGAGTCGGGCCATTATCTCGTCGGTCACTTCGGGGAGGGCGGGCGCGCCGTCGGACGGGATGAACTTCACGCCGTTGTACTCCGGCGGGTTGTGCGAGGCGGTTATCATCAGTCCGCCCGCGAGGTCGCGGTCCACGAGCGTCCACGCGAGAATCGGCGTCGGGGTGTCCCGCTCGGGGATGAGCACGTCGAACCCGTTCGCGGCGAGGACGCGACAGAGGTCCTCCGCGAATCCGCGCGACGTTTCGCGTGCGTCGTAGCTCACGGCGACCGTCTCGCCCGCACGGTCCTCGACTTCGCGGAGGTAGTCGGCGACCGCTTGGCCTACGATTTGCACTCGTGGCGACGTGAACTCGTCGAGCGTCGCCCGCCAGCCGTCGGTTCCGAACGAAATCGGCGTATCCATACATCGTTCGTCACCGCCGGGGTCGAAAAAACCACCGTGTGGCGTGGTCCCAGAGAAGTATAGAACACCCAACCAAAGCGCGCTTTCGGGAACCGTTTTGTGAACTCGACGTGAATTCCCGCTCATGAGACGAAGACGAGCGGTATCCGCATCGACGTGCTACTGGAATACGGGACAGTTCAAACGATACCAACGACGGCCAGGACGGAACAAGCCCGTTAAACGTTCGCGGCACCAACGAGGTGAATAATGCAACCCAAACCGACAGTCGTCGCGGTATGCGGCAGCATGCGCGACGGAAGTCACACGCGGACAGCCCTGAAACACGTCCTCGACGCCGCCGCGGAAGCAGGGGCCGAGACGGAACTCATCGACGTTCGGGAGTACGACCTCCCGATATTCGACCCCGACGAGGAGATGCCGGAGGATGCGGAGGAGATAACGCGGAAGATTCGAGAAGCGGATTCCGTCGTGCTCGGCAGTCCGGTGTACCACGGGTCGTACACTTCCGCCTTCCGCAACGTCCACGACTACTGTAGCTTCGACGAGTTCGAGGATACCACCGTCGGTCTGCTCGCGGTGGCCGGTGGTGGCTCCTACGGCAGCACGCTGGACCACATGCGAATCACCGTTCGCGGCGTCCACGGGTGGGTGCTCCCACACCAAGTCGGGATTCGGAAGGCCTACGACCAGTTCGAGAACGGCGAGTTCAAGGACGAGGATTTGGAAGAGCGAACGCGAAAACTCGGCGAACAGGCCGCGAAATACGCCTTCATCACGCCCGACGTCACCTCGGCGGAAGCCGACGAGACGGAGGCGGGGGAAGCGGCGGCGGACGACTGAAACCGGTTTCGAAAAACTCTCAGTCGATAAGACCTCTCAGTCGATAAGACGTTCCTTTTCCGCGCGGCGCAGCTGTTTTATCTCGTATTCGCGGGACATCGCGGCGGATTTCGACTCGAATCGCTCGGTGTGGCGCAACGTAACGGGCGTCCTGCCGCGGGTGTATTTCGCCCCGTTTCCGGCGTCGTGTTCCGCCACCCGGCGGTCGACGTCGGTCGTGTAGCCGGTGTAAAAAGTGCCGTCACTGCATTCGACGACGTAAACCCAGTGGTCGGTCACACCTGACAGGCTTCGCGTGGTTCGTCTTTGTCCTGTCGGTTCCGCCCCCGTTCAGCCACAGCGGGCTATACTTTTTGCGCACGCTCTCGTGCCACCTCGGCGATACCTGCGTTCGCCGAGCAAGCAGGGCAAGCGCGGATGTAACCGGATTCGTCAGCGAAGACGCGCGCAAATCGTT is part of the Haladaptatus paucihalophilus DX253 genome and encodes:
- the alaS gene encoding alanine--tRNA ligase, whose protein sequence is MSELEEEYRLDYFEENDFVRKECSECGAHFWTRDHDRQTCGEPPCAEYGFIDDPGFEEEYSLSEMREVFLSFFEEHDHERIDPYPVAANRWRDDVLLTQASIYDFQPLVTSGKTPPPANPLTISQPCIRMQDIDNVGKTGRHTMAFEMMAHHAFNVREDAEEEYAYDGEVYWKDETVAYCDQLFESVGADLDEITYIEDPWVGGGNAGPAIEVIYKGAELATLVFMSMEQDPDGEYEMKDGNRYSPMDTYIVDTGYGLERWTWMSQGTPTVYEAVYPDMIAFLKENADINLSEEEEELVHRAAKLAGHMDIDEAEDMDAARDNIAEKVGVSTTELVELMEPLETIYAIADHSRALAYMFGDGIVPSNVATGYLARMVLRRTKRLCDTVGVDAPLDELVDMQAERLGYENRDTIRDIVRTEVEKYRETLEQGGRRVRRLAKRHAEEGKPIPTETLVELYDSHGLQPDMVEEIADEFGASVSVPDDFYSLVAERHDGGQAFEEEESEDDRFTDLPKTERLYYEDQYRTDFEAVVLDVFDREEGYDVVLDQTMFYPEGGGQPGDHGTLSTDEKTVKVTDTQIDDGVVLHHTDDPVDKGSIVRGQIDAQRRRRLMRHHTATHIVVHAARQILGDHIRQAGAQKGTDSSRIDVRHYERIDRETAKQIELLANEIVMENTTVQQEWPNRHEAEEEFGFDLYQGGIPAGTNIRLIHVAEDVQACGGTHVRRTGDVGCIKLLNTERVQDGVERLTFAAGDAAIEATQETEDYLGAAADTLDVSPSEVPETADRFFEEWKARGKQIEDLKEQLAEARASGAGGGEEIEVGDTTAVIQRIDTDMEELRATANAMAEDGKIAVIGSGADGAQFVVAIPDGSSVNAGSVVGELASFVGGGGGGPADFAQGGGPDADKLDEALESAPDVLKQVENA
- a CDS encoding ABC transporter ATP-binding protein, with the translated sequence MRPAIETDGLTKRFDDTTVVSNLELTVPSESVYGFLGPNGAGKTTTMRMLTTLTPPTSGTARVAGHSIADRDAVVPHIGYMPEEPPLYDELTAREQLQYIAGLRNVEADDRIETLLRRFDLLDDADERVGTYSKGMKQKTALIQTVLHEPDVVFLDEPTSGLDPRAARTVRELISELTADGMTVFLSTHILPVVEELADTVGVLYDGSLVAEDSPERLTHRAEKEQTLEDVFLDVTSEEPAPAPVER
- a CDS encoding replication factor C small subunit is translated as MSEADAETVPGRGTIWVEKYRPQTLDDVAGHDDITARLKSYIERNDLPNLLFSGQAGIGKTTCAVAIAKELYGDSWQSHFLELNASDERGIDVVRDQIKNFARHDPGAVDFQIIFLDEADSLTSDAQAALRRTMEQFSDKTRFIMSCNYSSKIIDPIQSRCAVFRFGPIPDDAVAGYVQYVADEEGIETTDDGIEALVYAADGDMRKAINALQAAAVMGEQVDEESVFVITSTARPEDIKEMVRHAIDGDFTRSRSILDELLTERGMAGGDIIDQLHRSIWEFDLDDDDAVRVLERVGEADFRITEGANERVQLEAMLASLALDN
- a CDS encoding polymer-forming cytoskeletal protein; the protein is MRAHVSILVVVLLLAIMPATAAAEQTRTGGTVVVEQGETVRDGLTATGGTVVIRGTVDGDLSAFSGNVLVAQSGRVNGDVSAVAGNVRIEGTVTGTVDAQTGNLAIAQSATVGSLEGAAGYTLIAGTVEGNARVASETLTLANTANVGGNLVYDTETFNRQQGATVSGTVRQDESLGDAGPAPVPQVPNWVGAVYGFFVNLLLGIVLLAAFPGFSEGVADRGRADPVLSVGVGLLLLVLIPIVLLVFAVTLIGIPISILGAIIFAIFLWIATVYGSFTVGVWLLSLADEGSRWIGLVLGLFVIAVLDRIPIVGGIVQFVVLLLGLGALAMALRAHYRGRRSTPEYVETTRRGTDEETPAD
- the samp2 gene encoding ubiquitin-like small modifier protein SAMP2, translated to MNVTVEVVGEGSHEFDVDDETYADLVSKVDLSPHEVSVMVDGRPVPEDQPVEAEHVKILRLIKGG
- a CDS encoding GNAT family N-acetyltransferase, giving the protein MTVRAATGDDHLDVLRIVNGAMLEIDAAAVEQKIESGDVLVAEDEGRLLGAAVLDAAADRPTHIGAIAVRRARRGQGIGGELIAAAVEREGALTADFAPKVRPFYESLGFEIEEMAERNEDKPDGGPEGDGRLWGRFESED